A genomic window from Flavobacterium johnsoniae includes:
- a CDS encoding efflux RND transporter permease subunit, with product MKLAEISIKRPSLVIVLFTILTLGGLFSYSQLGYELIPKFETNVITVSTVYPGASPSEVENTVTKKIEDAIASLENIKKIDSKSYESLSVVSITLTSNANVDISMNDAQRKINAILSDLPDDADPPSLTKFSLSDLPIMTLGANGKMDEAAFYDLIDKKIAPILSRVQGVAQVNIIGGQEREIQVNLDAVKMQGYGLSVPQVQQTILTSNLDFPTGNIQTRNQKILIRLAGKYKNVEELRNLVVSSQNGIQVRLGDIADVQDTQKIAEKIARVDQKSAIVLQIVKQSDANAVAVSEQLIKTIATLENDYKSAQLKLEVAKDSTVFTLEAADSVVHDLLIAVILVAFVMLFFLHSIRNSLIVMVSIPASLIATFIGIYLLGYTLNLMSLLGLSLVVGILVDDAIVVLENIYRHMEMGKSRIRAAYDGTAEIGATVTSITLVIVVVFLPIAMSTGLVSNIITQFCVTVIISTMFSLLASFTIIPWLSSRFGKLEHIEGKNLFGRIILGFESYLTRFTDWVSNLLNWCLDHYIKTIVAVVVMFFGTIFWLMGGGYIGGEFFASSDSGEFLVQIEMPKDASLEQTNFMTQKAEAFLKGEKYVFSQITTVGQTSEGLGAAQATAYKAEIDVKMIEQKDRTDDANVYAAKTKRKLEKILVGAKVKTVPVGILGTAEDATLGLIVTGPNVESAMKFAKLAEAELRTIPGTTEIKLTVEDGNPEINVQVDRDKMAALGLTLQTVGLTMQTAYSGNTDGKYRAGEYEYDINIKYNEFDRKNITDVSNLIFINNAGQQIKLNQFATITEGSGPSKLERRDKTASVTVQGQNVGVPAGTIVTQWQEKLDKLKKPVGVNYIWGGDQENQSEGFGTLGIALLAAIILVYLVMVGLYDSFVHPFVVLFAIPLSFIGVLFALALTNNTLNIFTILGVIMLIGLVCKNAIMLVDYTNQRRAAGESIRNALIQANHARLRPILMTTIAMVFGMFPIALASGAGAEWKNGLAWVIIGGLISSLFLTLIVVPVIYDIMEKIIRKFSKGEKIDYEAEMVADYTPTELSEDGFNPKHTH from the coding sequence ATGAAATTAGCCGAAATATCCATTAAACGTCCGTCGTTGGTAATTGTACTGTTTACAATTCTAACTCTAGGTGGATTGTTCAGCTACAGCCAGTTAGGCTACGAGCTGATCCCAAAATTTGAAACCAACGTAATTACGGTTTCAACTGTATATCCTGGAGCTTCTCCAAGTGAGGTTGAAAATACTGTTACAAAGAAAATTGAGGATGCGATTGCATCTTTGGAAAATATTAAGAAAATTGACTCGAAATCTTATGAGAGTTTATCTGTAGTATCGATCACATTGACATCAAATGCAAATGTTGATATTTCGATGAATGATGCGCAGCGTAAAATTAATGCGATTTTAAGTGACTTGCCAGATGATGCAGATCCGCCGTCTTTGACTAAATTCTCTTTGAGTGATTTACCAATTATGACGCTTGGTGCGAATGGTAAAATGGATGAAGCAGCTTTCTACGATTTGATCGATAAAAAGATTGCTCCAATTTTATCTCGTGTACAAGGTGTTGCTCAGGTAAATATTATTGGTGGTCAAGAACGTGAGATTCAAGTAAACCTTGACGCTGTAAAAATGCAAGGTTACGGACTTTCTGTTCCTCAAGTTCAACAAACTATTTTGACTTCGAACTTGGATTTCCCTACTGGAAATATTCAAACTCGTAATCAAAAAATCTTAATTCGTTTAGCGGGTAAATATAAAAATGTTGAAGAGTTAAGAAACTTAGTAGTTTCTTCTCAAAATGGAATTCAGGTTCGTTTAGGAGATATTGCTGATGTTCAGGATACACAAAAAATCGCGGAAAAAATTGCCCGTGTAGATCAAAAAAGTGCGATTGTACTTCAAATTGTTAAGCAATCAGATGCAAATGCCGTTGCGGTAAGTGAGCAGTTAATCAAAACAATTGCAACTTTAGAGAACGATTATAAATCGGCTCAATTGAAATTGGAAGTTGCAAAAGATAGTACCGTATTTACGTTAGAAGCAGCAGATTCTGTTGTACACGATTTATTAATTGCGGTTATCTTGGTAGCATTTGTAATGTTGTTCTTCTTACACAGTATTAGAAACTCATTAATTGTAATGGTATCTATTCCTGCATCTTTAATTGCAACATTTATTGGAATTTATTTATTGGGTTACACGCTTAACTTAATGTCTTTACTTGGTTTATCTCTTGTAGTTGGTATTCTTGTGGATGACGCGATTGTGGTACTAGAGAATATTTATCGACACATGGAGATGGGTAAAAGCCGAATTCGTGCTGCTTATGACGGAACTGCCGAAATTGGTGCAACCGTAACTTCGATTACTTTAGTAATTGTGGTGGTGTTCTTGCCAATTGCAATGAGTACCGGATTGGTATCGAACATTATTACACAATTCTGTGTTACGGTAATTATATCAACGATGTTCTCATTATTGGCTTCGTTTACTATTATTCCTTGGTTATCTTCTCGTTTCGGGAAATTAGAACATATTGAAGGTAAAAACCTTTTCGGAAGAATTATTCTTGGATTCGAAAGCTATTTGACTCGTTTTACTGACTGGGTATCTAACTTACTAAACTGGTGTTTAGATCACTATATTAAAACAATTGTTGCAGTTGTCGTAATGTTTTTTGGAACAATCTTCTGGTTAATGGGAGGTGGGTATATTGGAGGAGAATTCTTCGCATCATCTGATAGTGGTGAGTTCTTAGTACAAATTGAGATGCCAAAAGATGCTTCTTTAGAACAAACCAACTTTATGACACAAAAAGCAGAAGCTTTCTTAAAAGGAGAGAAATATGTTTTCAGTCAAATTACAACTGTAGGACAAACCAGTGAAGGTTTAGGAGCTGCTCAAGCAACAGCTTACAAGGCAGAGATTGACGTTAAAATGATCGAACAAAAAGATCGTACAGATGATGCCAACGTTTACGCAGCAAAAACAAAACGTAAACTAGAGAAAATTCTAGTTGGTGCTAAAGTAAAAACAGTTCCTGTAGGTATCTTAGGAACAGCAGAAGATGCAACTTTAGGTTTGATCGTAACAGGTCCAAACGTAGAAAGCGCTATGAAATTTGCAAAATTAGCAGAAGCTGAATTACGTACAATTCCTGGAACAACTGAGATTAAATTGACAGTTGAGGACGGAAACCCAGAGATCAACGTTCAGGTAGACAGAGATAAAATGGCTGCTTTAGGATTAACGCTGCAAACTGTCGGTTTAACAATGCAGACTGCTTATAGTGGTAATACTGACGGTAAATATAGAGCTGGTGAATATGAATATGACATCAACATCAAATACAACGAATTTGATAGAAAAAATATCACAGACGTTAGTAACTTGATTTTCATAAACAACGCAGGGCAGCAGATTAAATTAAACCAATTCGCTACTATTACAGAAGGTTCTGGGCCAAGTAAATTAGAGCGTAGAGATAAAACAGCTTCTGTAACAGTACAAGGACAAAACGTTGGGGTGCCAGCAGGAACAATTGTTACACAATGGCAAGAAAAATTAGATAAACTGAAAAAACCAGTTGGGGTTAACTACATCTGGGGTGGTGACCAAGAAAACCAGTCAGAAGGTTTTGGTACTTTAGGAATTGCATTATTAGCTGCTATTATTCTGGTTTACCTTGTAATGGTTGGTTTGTATGATAGTTTCGTTCACCCTTTTGTCGTATTGTTCGCAATTCCGCTTTCGTTCATTGGGGTTTTATTCGCACTAGCGTTAACAAACAACACATTAAATATCTTTACGATTTTAGGAGTCATCATGTTGATTGGTCTGGTGTGTAAGAATGCGATCATGCTTGTCGATTATACCAATCAGCGAAGAGCGGCTGGCGAATCAATCAGAAATGCCTTGATTCAAGCAAACCACGCTCGTTTACGTCCGATCTTGATGACAACAATTGCGATGGTATTTGGTATGTTCCCGATTGCATTAGCATCTGGAGCTGGAGCAGAATGGAAAAACGGATTAGCTTGGGTAATTATTGGAGGTTTGATCTCTTCATTATTCCTTACGTTAATTGTAGTTCCTGTGATCTACGACATTATGGAGAAAATTATTAGAAAATTCTCTAAAGGAGAAAAAATCGACTACGAAGCTGAAATGGTTGCCGATTATACGCCAACAGAATTAAGCGAAGACGGTTTCAATCCGAAACACACTCATTAA
- a CDS encoding efflux RND transporter periplasmic adaptor subunit: MKKIIITIVIIVVALVGINFILNKNKAENEGKTAIVAEKNAAVSVKVATVKTEDVNLGFTANGNFAPIQELTFSAEKSGKVISVLVKEGDYVRVGQTLLTVRGDVINVNAQQAQAVYQNAKSDYERYSNAFKTGGVTKQQLDQAKLAMTNAQSNLTQANINVGDTKVKAPINGYINKKYVEPGSILAGMPATALFDIVNVSKLKLTVTVNETQVASLKLGNTVNITASVYPDKTFSGKITFIAAKADASLNFPVEIEITNNANNDLKAGMYGTANFGSNNQKQNLKVVPRNAFVGSVSSNEIFVVENNVAKLKKVVAGRILGDKVEIINGLNDGEVVIVTGQINLQDGNTVEIIK, from the coding sequence ATGAAAAAAATAATTATAACAATCGTAATCATAGTCGTGGCACTTGTCGGGATTAACTTCATTCTAAATAAGAACAAGGCTGAAAATGAAGGAAAAACTGCAATTGTAGCAGAAAAAAATGCGGCGGTTTCTGTAAAAGTAGCAACAGTAAAAACAGAAGATGTGAATCTTGGTTTTACTGCAAACGGAAACTTTGCACCAATTCAAGAATTGACTTTCTCTGCTGAAAAATCTGGAAAAGTAATCAGTGTTTTAGTAAAAGAAGGTGATTATGTAAGAGTTGGACAAACACTTTTAACAGTAAGAGGTGATGTTATTAATGTAAATGCGCAACAAGCTCAAGCTGTATATCAAAATGCAAAATCAGATTACGAGAGATACTCAAATGCTTTTAAAACTGGCGGTGTTACAAAACAACAATTAGATCAGGCAAAACTGGCGATGACAAATGCTCAATCTAATTTAACACAAGCTAATATTAATGTTGGAGATACTAAAGTAAAAGCTCCAATTAACGGATACATCAACAAAAAATATGTTGAACCAGGATCTATTTTAGCTGGAATGCCTGCAACTGCTTTATTTGATATCGTAAATGTTTCTAAATTAAAATTGACTGTTACAGTAAATGAAACTCAAGTAGCAAGTTTAAAATTAGGAAATACAGTAAATATTACTGCAAGTGTTTATCCTGATAAAACTTTCTCTGGAAAAATTACTTTCATCGCTGCAAAAGCAGATGCTTCTTTAAATTTCCCTGTTGAAATTGAAATTACAAACAATGCTAACAACGACTTAAAAGCAGGTATGTACGGAACAGCAAACTTTGGTTCAAACAATCAAAAACAAAACTTAAAAGTAGTTCCTAGAAACGCTTTTGTTGGAAGTGTAAGCAGTAACGAAATTTTTGTTGTAGAAAACAATGTAGCAAAATTGAAAAAAGTTGTTGCAGGAAGAATTTTAGGTGATAAAGTTGAAATTATCAATGGTCTAAATGACGGAGAAGTTGTAATTGTTACAGGTCAAATCAACTTACAAGACGGAAATACAGTAGAAATTATTAAATAA
- a CDS encoding CHAT domain-containing protein, protein MNLYHLYGFIFLFLSLNVFGQSQEDKIYNAVDSFTASPSAKALQNLRNTESVFWKSAKPKTKEELLAIVILNCNKAYYENQFGQTQNAISSYEKAWQIYQKNRLSNYDIVEFCLKPLGNLYTVSGDYDSAENTIKQYFFIVNTSKNYPDAQNQKFAAILNLSNVYQSSGKISLAIELLEKTLKTEKLSNLQKGILWNNLGNNYLLSSTGNLMRPEIHQSATKAFESSIKLLENEKNQSKTLSNSYRNLATLNRQRQNFETANYYLEKAEKLFLQTTNQQPRKLAKLYYEKALLLFDERKYDESREQISVVFKTLIPNYNSKDILPKQNQLYAETVLVDALDLCGETLRINQPKKAISAFELSFYIEDLLMNGLVYENSKILMQLRSRNRTEKCISIYNGLFKKESKTAYLEKAFQLAESTKAGILQRYRSNIKNASAEEKQLLQELQNLNNNILKEQQKGDSADILKINQFIKKQNELVISLKKIQSENPNYISEKCDLKALFKKLENDKAMMVYYFMGFENQYYFTLQNNRISLNRLSFGDGKIYNIIHFIDYFNNANAINNDISGYVNSGKKAYDLLKLPTNYVNQNLIIVPDGILNFLPFEALITRESSTTNFAKMNYLMNDFKIAYNTSANIYLNSKPVSKSEKTVLGVFPIFEKSAFELRYSKKELESIQSNFKGKYLENAQASFSNFKNNASHFSILHLSTHASSGDIETPASIKFYDHEIFYSELYNLHINPDLVVLSACETGIGKLYKAEGAMSIARGFQFAGAQNLLFSLWKVNDFTTSVFMSDFYKNIKNDVSYFEANTNAKRDYLNDKSIPNAKKSPYYWSSFVYYGSIATEEKSANYIPYIVSVLIVIGLFLGFNQYRNGKSSRDSQKREL, encoded by the coding sequence ATGAACTTATATCACTTATATGGTTTTATTTTCCTTTTCCTGAGTCTGAATGTTTTTGGACAAAGTCAGGAGGATAAAATATATAATGCTGTTGATAGTTTTACCGCAAGCCCTTCCGCGAAAGCGTTACAAAATTTAAGAAATACTGAAAGTGTGTTTTGGAAAAGTGCAAAACCAAAAACAAAAGAAGAATTATTGGCGATTGTTATTTTAAATTGCAATAAGGCTTATTACGAAAATCAGTTTGGGCAAACTCAAAATGCTATTTCGAGTTATGAAAAAGCTTGGCAAATATATCAGAAAAACAGGCTTTCAAATTATGATATTGTTGAATTTTGCTTAAAACCACTTGGTAATTTATATACTGTTTCAGGCGACTATGACAGCGCAGAAAATACCATAAAACAGTATTTTTTTATTGTCAATACTTCCAAAAATTATCCTGATGCACAAAACCAAAAGTTTGCCGCAATTCTAAATTTATCTAATGTATATCAGAGTTCTGGAAAAATTTCTTTGGCAATTGAACTTTTAGAAAAGACTTTAAAAACAGAAAAATTATCCAATTTGCAAAAGGGAATTTTATGGAATAATCTGGGGAATAATTATTTATTGAGCTCAACTGGAAACTTAATGAGACCAGAAATTCATCAAAGCGCTACAAAAGCATTTGAATCTTCTATCAAACTTCTTGAAAACGAAAAAAATCAGTCGAAAACTTTATCAAATTCATATCGAAATTTGGCAACGTTAAACCGTCAAAGACAGAATTTTGAAACCGCAAATTATTATCTGGAAAAAGCTGAAAAATTATTTTTACAAACTACAAATCAGCAGCCTCGAAAGTTAGCCAAATTATATTACGAAAAGGCTTTACTTCTTTTTGACGAAAGAAAATATGACGAAAGCAGAGAGCAAATTTCAGTTGTTTTTAAAACATTGATTCCAAATTATAATTCGAAAGATATTCTTCCAAAACAAAATCAATTGTATGCAGAAACTGTTTTAGTTGATGCGCTTGATTTGTGCGGAGAAACTTTAAGAATAAATCAGCCCAAAAAGGCAATTTCAGCTTTTGAGCTTTCTTTTTACATCGAAGATTTATTGATGAATGGTTTGGTTTATGAAAATTCTAAAATCTTAATGCAATTGCGATCTCGAAATCGTACCGAAAAATGTATTTCGATTTATAATGGATTATTTAAAAAAGAAAGCAAAACTGCTTATTTAGAAAAGGCTTTTCAATTGGCTGAAAGTACAAAAGCTGGAATTTTGCAACGTTATCGTTCCAATATTAAAAACGCTTCCGCAGAAGAAAAACAGCTTTTACAAGAACTTCAAAATTTAAATAATAACATTTTAAAAGAACAGCAAAAAGGAGATTCTGCTGATATTTTGAAAATCAATCAGTTCATAAAAAAACAAAATGAATTGGTAATTTCACTTAAAAAAATCCAATCTGAAAATCCAAATTATATTTCTGAAAAATGCGATTTGAAAGCATTATTTAAGAAACTCGAAAATGATAAAGCGATGATGGTTTATTATTTTATGGGATTTGAGAATCAATATTATTTCACTTTACAAAATAATCGTATTTCATTAAATCGCCTTTCTTTTGGAGATGGAAAAATCTATAATATTATTCACTTTATAGACTATTTCAACAATGCGAATGCCATTAATAATGATATTTCAGGTTATGTCAATTCTGGAAAAAAAGCTTATGATTTATTAAAATTACCTACTAATTATGTTAATCAAAACCTCATCATTGTTCCCGACGGCATTTTAAATTTCCTTCCTTTTGAAGCTTTAATCACCCGAGAATCTTCGACAACAAATTTTGCCAAAATGAATTATTTAATGAACGATTTTAAAATCGCTTACAATACTTCGGCAAATATTTATTTGAATTCAAAACCTGTTTCAAAATCAGAGAAAACGGTTTTGGGCGTTTTTCCTATTTTTGAAAAATCAGCTTTTGAGCTTCGTTATTCGAAGAAAGAATTAGAATCAATTCAAAGTAATTTTAAAGGCAAATATTTAGAAAATGCTCAAGCGAGTTTTTCTAATTTTAAAAATAATGCTTCCCATTTTTCTATTTTACATTTGAGTACGCATGCTTCTTCTGGCGATATTGAAACTCCAGCGAGCATTAAATTTTATGATCATGAAATCTTCTATTCTGAATTGTACAATCTGCATATTAATCCAGATTTAGTGGTTTTAAGCGCTTGCGAAACTGGAATTGGAAAATTGTACAAAGCAGAAGGCGCGATGAGTATTGCAAGAGGTTTTCAGTTTGCTGGAGCGCAGAATTTGCTTTTTTCTTTATGGAAAGTGAACGATTTTACAACTTCGGTTTTTATGTCCGATTTTTATAAAAACATTAAAAATGATGTTTCTTATTTTGAAGCCAATACAAATGCAAAACGAGATTATTTAAATGATAAATCGATTCCGAATGCTAAAAAATCTCCTTATTATTGGAGTTCTTTTGTTTATTATGGTTCGATTGCTACAGAAGAAAAATCTGCAAATTATATCCCATATATTGTTAGTGTATTGATTGTAATTGGCTTATTTTTGGGATTCAATCAGTACAGAAATGGAAAATCTTCACGAGATTCTCAAAAAAGGGAATTATAA
- a CDS encoding TCR/Tet family MFS transporter, producing the protein MLQKDKSAAIGFIFITMLIDITGWGIIIPVVPKLIEELIQGDISEAAKIGGWLTFAYAITQFVFAPVIGNLSDKFGRRPIILISLFGFSLDYILLAFSPTILWLFAGRIIAGITGASITTASAYIADVSTPENRAKNFGLIGAAFGLGFIIGPVIGGLLGQYGSRVPFYAAAVLCMLNFLYGFFILPESLKKENRRSFDWKRANPVGAILGLRKHPTLIGLISAIFLLYVGSHAVQSNWSFFTIYQFNWDERMIGISLGIIGLLVGVVQGGLIRYINPKLGNEKSIYIGLALYTIGMLLFAFATESWMMFVFLIPYCLGGIAGPALQSVVASKVDPTEQGEIQGTLTSLMSASSIIGPPMMANTFYFFTHEDAPFKFAGAPFILGGALMLLSTIVAYFSLKKHAVPKVEIDNQEIV; encoded by the coding sequence ATGCTACAAAAAGATAAATCTGCAGCCATTGGTTTTATTTTCATAACCATGTTAATTGACATTACAGGATGGGGAATTATTATTCCTGTAGTACCAAAATTAATTGAAGAATTAATTCAGGGAGACATTAGTGAAGCCGCAAAAATAGGTGGTTGGTTAACTTTCGCGTATGCGATAACCCAATTTGTATTTGCTCCAGTAATTGGAAATTTGAGTGATAAATTCGGAAGAAGACCAATTATCTTAATTTCGCTTTTCGGGTTTTCATTAGATTATATTTTATTAGCATTTTCGCCTACCATTCTCTGGCTTTTTGCAGGAAGAATTATTGCAGGAATAACCGGAGCAAGCATTACAACAGCTTCTGCTTATATTGCCGATGTGAGTACGCCAGAAAATAGAGCAAAAAACTTCGGATTAATCGGCGCTGCTTTTGGATTAGGATTTATTATCGGACCTGTAATCGGAGGATTATTAGGACAGTACGGATCTAGAGTTCCGTTTTATGCCGCGGCAGTTTTGTGTATGCTGAACTTTCTTTACGGATTTTTCATTCTACCAGAATCACTTAAAAAAGAAAACCGCCGATCTTTTGATTGGAAACGTGCCAATCCTGTTGGAGCCATTTTAGGTTTGAGAAAACATCCAACTTTAATTGGTTTAATTTCTGCTATTTTTCTTTTGTACGTAGGTTCTCATGCCGTACAAAGCAACTGGAGTTTCTTCACAATTTACCAATTTAATTGGGATGAAAGAATGATTGGAATTTCATTAGGAATTATCGGTTTATTAGTAGGCGTTGTTCAAGGAGGATTAATTCGTTATATAAATCCAAAACTAGGAAACGAAAAAAGTATTTACATCGGTTTGGCTTTATACACAATCGGAATGTTATTATTTGCCTTTGCAACAGAAAGTTGGATGATGTTCGTGTTTTTAATTCCATATTGTCTTGGAGGAATTGCTGGCCCAGCCTTACAATCTGTTGTAGCAAGCAAAGTAGATCCAACCGAACAAGGAGAAATTCAGGGAACTTTAACAAGTTTAATGAGCGCTTCTTCTATTATTGGTCCACCTATGATGGCGAACACTTTTTACTTTTTTACTCACGAAGATGCACCGTTTAAATTTGCAGGTGCGCCATTTATTTTAGGAGGAGCTTTAATGTTATTGAGTACAATTGTGGCTTATTTTTCGTTGAAAAAACATGCAGTTCCAAAAGTAGAAATTGATAATCAGGAAATTGTGTAA
- a CDS encoding PKD domain-containing protein, producing the protein MKPQLSIFFILFSIYAIGQTKVKDTITRRANISFIQNGNQVSYKPETPPLIPIAGAPKPSYSYLWELGDGHYSKEAEPKHVYKNKGTYTTRLAVTNNYDNGKPPATRPKKVAVNDITDNNYKDIASIADQNGFAIIKNCDPIPEQEMVVVVSYQNLENYVSSGKLYLFYNEKQFKHNNFELSDFRTYAGEREVKENLVASVDDLNDSNNFLASAEGNFKTKKYRNTTTEEDLDASLLDANKTYHNVSVLEFDDANPGETRNVFYTFKTTPEMIKDTSATVTMRGIFVPNRSYKNHKVKNLEMEIVTSHDPNKMGSNGRFMNYRLVRFKRVNFKTRFQNNGEGPARKIRLETDVPDMFDKKTFQIESMYPECPICPKGEEATVSCLDTIIKQKQIIFTFKNIYLPGSEQKNVHEKDSTKGFVKYSMKFGEDFHKVKTKSRTAIIFDKNEPIITNYATTRFMPGISIGAKAGYNFYTDLDKSTSYFVGATLSPFKSYRFYWQVEWVNSLNQYNSATNVVDQFATNANGTRQLQRTTTNIENKNINWEVPVLIRYNINNYIGIGAGIQANINVSSEQNQSVQIDLYEGDKENFLISSTTSSDKIKNSFTDVKTGLLFDLTAGFARIGPSLGARYVINFEQNFNYFQVYGIWKF; encoded by the coding sequence ATGAAACCACAACTGTCTATTTTCTTTATTTTATTCAGCATCTACGCTATTGGACAAACCAAAGTAAAAGACACCATAACCCGAAGAGCGAATATCAGTTTTATTCAAAACGGAAATCAGGTTTCTTATAAACCCGAAACGCCGCCTTTGATTCCGATTGCGGGTGCGCCAAAACCAAGTTATTCCTATTTATGGGAATTGGGCGACGGGCATTACAGCAAAGAAGCAGAACCAAAACACGTTTACAAAAACAAGGGAACTTATACCACTAGACTTGCCGTAACGAATAATTACGACAATGGAAAACCACCTGCAACGCGTCCTAAAAAAGTGGCTGTAAATGATATTACAGACAACAATTATAAAGACATTGCTTCGATTGCAGATCAGAATGGTTTTGCGATTATTAAGAACTGTGATCCTATTCCAGAACAAGAAATGGTAGTTGTAGTGAGTTATCAAAATCTAGAAAATTATGTCTCGAGCGGAAAGCTTTATTTATTTTATAATGAAAAGCAATTCAAACACAATAACTTTGAATTAAGTGATTTTAGAACGTATGCAGGCGAACGTGAAGTAAAAGAAAACTTAGTCGCTTCAGTTGATGATTTGAATGATTCAAATAATTTTCTGGCTTCCGCCGAAGGGAATTTCAAAACCAAAAAATACCGAAATACGACAACCGAAGAAGATCTTGACGCTTCGCTTTTAGATGCCAACAAAACTTATCACAATGTTTCTGTTTTAGAATTTGATGATGCTAATCCAGGAGAAACTCGTAATGTTTTTTACACTTTCAAAACCACTCCAGAAATGATAAAAGATACCAGCGCAACGGTTACCATGCGCGGTATTTTTGTTCCCAACAGAAGTTATAAAAACCATAAAGTAAAAAATCTGGAAATGGAAATCGTAACGTCTCACGATCCGAACAAAATGGGATCAAACGGGCGTTTTATGAATTATAGATTGGTACGTTTTAAAAGAGTTAATTTTAAAACTCGTTTTCAAAATAATGGTGAAGGTCCAGCAAGAAAAATTCGTTTAGAGACCGATGTTCCAGATATGTTCGACAAAAAAACGTTTCAGATAGAAAGTATGTATCCAGAATGTCCAATTTGTCCAAAAGGCGAAGAAGCAACGGTGAGTTGTCTTGATACGATTATCAAACAAAAACAGATTATTTTTACTTTCAAAAATATTTATCTGCCTGGAAGCGAACAGAAAAATGTTCACGAAAAAGATTCTACAAAAGGTTTTGTAAAATACTCGATGAAGTTTGGAGAAGATTTTCATAAAGTAAAAACCAAAAGCCGAACGGCAATCATTTTTGATAAAAACGAACCGATAATTACCAATTACGCCACTACCCGATTTATGCCCGGAATTTCGATTGGCGCAAAAGCGGGCTATAATTTTTATACTGATTTGGATAAATCGACAAGTTATTTTGTGGGTGCAACGCTTTCGCCTTTTAAATCATATCGTTTTTATTGGCAGGTCGAATGGGTAAATTCTTTAAATCAATATAATAGCGCAACAAATGTTGTTGATCAATTTGCAACAAATGCCAACGGAACGAGGCAACTGCAGCGTACAACAACAAATATTGAAAATAAAAACATCAATTGGGAAGTGCCTGTTTTAATTCGTTATAACATTAACAATTACATTGGAATTGGTGCGGGAATTCAGGCGAATATCAATGTTTCTTCTGAGCAAAATCAAAGTGTTCAAATAGATTTATACGAAGGTGATAAAGAAAACTTCTTGATTAGTTCGACAACAAGTTCTGATAAAATAAAAAACAGTTTTACAGATGTAAAAACGGGTCTTTTATTTGATTTAACAGCAGGTTTTGCGAGAATTGGTCCGAGTTTGGGCGCGCGTTATGTAATTAATTTTGAACAGAATTTTAATTATTTTCAGGTTTATGGAATTTGGAAGTTTTAG
- a CDS encoding retropepsin-like aspartic protease encodes MENLHEILKKGNYKKIKFKITKTQHLQIKAKINGISGNFILDTGASNTCVGFESIERFELSAKNSKTKASGAGGTGMTTQISSQNKLQVGSWKNKDFSIVIFDLSHVNEALESFKAKPVHGIIGADVLLEGKAIIDYFNHYLYLK; translated from the coding sequence ATGGAAAATCTTCACGAGATTCTCAAAAAAGGGAATTATAAAAAAATAAAGTTTAAAATCACCAAAACACAGCATTTACAGATAAAAGCCAAAATCAATGGCATTTCTGGAAATTTCATTTTAGACACTGGTGCATCTAATACTTGCGTTGGTTTTGAAAGTATTGAACGTTTCGAATTGTCTGCAAAAAACTCCAAAACAAAAGCTTCTGGCGCGGGCGGAACAGGAATGACAACACAGATTTCTTCGCAAAATAAACTACAAGTTGGAAGCTGGAAAAATAAAGATTTCAGTATCGTAATTTTTGATCTTTCACACGTAAATGAAGCTTTAGAATCTTTTAAAGCAAAACCTGTTCACGGCATTATTGGAGCAGATGTTTTGTTGGAAGGAAAAGCAATTATTGACTATTTTAATCATTACTTGTACCTTAAATAG